A section of the Canis lupus baileyi chromosome 5, mCanLup2.hap1, whole genome shotgun sequence genome encodes:
- the CPLANE2 gene encoding ciliogenesis and planar polarity effector 2, translated as MARPPAPGSVIVPDWHESAEGKEYLACILRKNRRRVFGLLERPVLPPPVAIDTASYKIFMSGKSGVGKTALVAKLAGLEVPVVHHETTGIQTTVVFWPAKLQVSDRVVMFRFEFWDCGESALKKFDHMLPACKEKTDAFLFLFSFTDRASFEDLPGQLARVAGEAPGVVRMVIGSKFDQYMHTDVPERDLTAFRQTWELPLLRVKSVPGRRLADGRTLDGRAGLADIAHVLNGLAEQLWHQDQVAAGLLPSASENTPS; from the exons ATGGCCAGACCACCCGCCCCGGGCTCGGTGATTGTTCCAGACTGGCACGAGAGCGCCGAGGGCAAGGAGTACCTGGCCTGCATCCTGCGCAAGAACCGCAGACGGGTGTTCG GGCTGCTGGAACGGCCAGTGCTGCCCCCACCCGTGGCCATTGACACAGCCAGCTACAAGATCTTCATGTCTGGGAAGAGTGGCGTGGGCAAGACGGCACTGGTGGCCAAGCTGGCTGGCCTAGAGGTACCCGTGGTACACCATGAGACCACTG GCATCCAGACCACCGTGGTATTTTGGCCAGCCAAGCTGCAGGTCAGCGACCGTGTTGTCATGTTCCGCTTTGAGTTCTGGGACTGTGGGGAGTCTGCACTCAAAAAGTTCGATCACATGCTGCCG GCTTGCAAGGAGAAAACAGatgctttcctcttcctcttctccttcaccGACCGCGCCTCCTTTGAAGACCTCCCTGGACAGCTGGCCCGAGTAGCAGGAGAGGCCCCTGGTGTTGTCAGGATGGTCATCGGCTCCAA ATTTGACCAGTACATGCACACAGATGTGCCTGAGCGTGACCTCACAGCCTTCCGGCAGACCTGGGAactgcccctcctgcgggtgAAGAGTGTGCCAGGGCGGCGGCTGGCGGATGGGCGCACTCTAGATGGGCGGGCTGGCCTGGCCGACATTGCCCACGTGCTCAATGGCCTGGCGGAACAGCTGTGGCACCAGGACCAGGTGGCGGCTGGCCTGCTCCCCAGCGCCTCTGAGAACACCCCCAGCTGA